The Saccharomonospora cyanea NA-134 genome includes a region encoding these proteins:
- a CDS encoding TcmI family type II polyketide cyclase, translating to MSRTLIVARMAEADSEKVAALFADSDAGSLPHRVGVRARTLFRYHGLYFHLIESDHDVDHRIESVRGDRDFRELSAALDPYIRPYDPDTWRSPADAMATVFYQWRRDD from the coding sequence ATGAGCCGGACGTTGATCGTCGCGAGGATGGCCGAGGCCGACAGTGAGAAGGTCGCGGCGTTGTTCGCCGACTCGGACGCGGGCTCCCTGCCGCACCGGGTCGGCGTCCGCGCCCGGACCCTGTTCCGCTACCACGGCCTGTACTTCCACCTGATCGAATCGGACCACGACGTCGACCACAGGATCGAGAGCGTGCGCGGTGACCGTGACTTCCGCGAGCTCAGCGCCGCCCTGGACCCCTACATCCGGCCCTACGATCCGGACACGTGGCGTTCGCCCGCCGACGCGATGGCCACGGTGTTCTACCAGTGGCGGCGTGACGACTGA
- a CDS encoding alpha-L-fucosidase has translation MPLSPGTRHRRRTRATVALAAALSLLTVTVPPAGAAEPGTHLDVAYSGSFSSGNSYTAATGETMGGSLTRRSGSETLEPGRGLSLGGGRDGAGFEPAELSLGDTTIDEGFVAEIVFTPDDTQAPLATVLAVGGNLSVRYQDGALRYGYDTFVDGRWVSRVRTTEPPSPGEQHVLSVAYLPEGDGARMLAYLDGAPLPTVAPDGGRAALAGGRSELVGIGNDVHPAALGRGFAGSVGKTRFATVTGPFDPDMFAYQKVPGETRTMLRTAFSGGLDGTTYRAGLGEVVEGSLTVTGGQVTSPGSAVLDGEDSAVRWSLAPLGEKPLSRSLLTEVVTGPDLLASESTVADLGGAVRVEATGERTVRLVAGAHNATYELGEPDTRDGVPYHHLVLHSDIDDNGDGTVSLHEGGDPLGEVMTVSGVTASRGDLTIGAGGRGTVYGTAVTSGGDTGEARLGRLPCTTPPLEEADRVAITSGECAPSLLSKASSLRPTERQVSWQEAERTAFLHFGMNTFTGNEWGHGDEDAELFQPAELDTDQWARVLADNGFRYAILTVKHHDGFVLYPSRYTDHDVAASSWRDGGGDVLREFVDSAHRYGLKVGVYLSPSDWNQYHKGVFANGSAKTPRTIPTLVPGDDRAGEDLPTFTYDATDYGGYFLNQLYEVLTEYGPVDEVWFDGADGGIPGADREKYDFAAYYDLIRKLAPEATIAVTGPDVRWVGNENGLARENEWSTVAVGTTEKGNQYVVPSGQAPEIGTDRALVAAGEEGASELVWWPAEVDVSIRPGWFHHDDQQPKSVEHLRDIYYSSVGRNSVLLLNIPPDRSGRLPAADVTRLAEWNARLRQDMPADLALGADVRVQGAPAPEVTDGDGRTSHVVDAGTPVEVVFDGPTTVDRLSFGEDIADGGQQVREVAVDVRAGDGSWRQVATTGTVGYKRVLALPEPVTTEALRVRVTSARGPVHLATVSAYASTTEPVPPPSTYHVDCGAERAGPGTAKAPLNSLGQLRELNPPAGSTVLLKRGSACQGPLELWGYGTDERPARLGVYGRGAPPALPGSATVLPELRERGWVIDPVLNASAHVPVSGR, from the coding sequence ATGCCACTCTCACCAGGGACTCGTCACAGACGCCGCACACGGGCCACGGTGGCCCTGGCCGCGGCCCTCTCCCTGCTCACCGTCACCGTTCCCCCGGCAGGCGCGGCCGAGCCCGGGACCCACCTCGACGTCGCCTACAGCGGCTCGTTCTCCTCCGGTAACTCCTACACCGCCGCCACTGGTGAGACGATGGGCGGCAGCCTCACCAGACGCTCGGGTTCGGAGACACTCGAACCCGGCCGGGGCCTGTCGCTCGGCGGCGGCCGCGACGGCGCCGGGTTCGAACCGGCCGAGCTGTCCCTCGGCGACACCACGATCGACGAGGGTTTCGTCGCCGAGATCGTGTTCACGCCCGACGACACTCAGGCTCCACTCGCGACCGTCCTCGCCGTGGGCGGCAACCTGAGCGTGCGGTACCAGGACGGTGCCCTGCGCTACGGCTACGACACCTTCGTGGACGGCCGGTGGGTGAGCCGCGTCCGAACCACGGAGCCACCCTCACCCGGTGAACAGCACGTCCTGTCGGTCGCCTACCTCCCCGAGGGCGACGGGGCGCGGATGCTCGCCTACCTCGACGGCGCCCCACTGCCGACCGTCGCACCGGACGGGGGCAGAGCCGCACTCGCGGGCGGACGGTCCGAGCTCGTCGGGATCGGCAACGACGTGCATCCCGCCGCACTCGGCCGCGGGTTCGCGGGCAGCGTCGGCAAGACCCGGTTCGCCACCGTGACCGGCCCGTTCGATCCGGACATGTTCGCCTACCAGAAGGTGCCGGGCGAGACGCGCACCATGCTTCGCACGGCGTTCTCCGGAGGGCTCGACGGCACGACCTACCGGGCCGGCCTCGGCGAGGTCGTCGAGGGCTCCCTCACCGTCACCGGTGGGCAGGTGACCTCACCCGGCTCCGCGGTGCTCGACGGCGAGGACTCCGCCGTGCGCTGGTCCCTCGCCCCGCTCGGTGAGAAGCCGCTGTCGCGCTCCCTGCTGACGGAGGTCGTCACCGGCCCCGACCTGCTCGCCTCGGAGTCGACGGTCGCCGACCTCGGGGGCGCGGTCCGCGTCGAGGCCACGGGCGAGCGGACCGTGCGCCTGGTCGCCGGCGCCCACAACGCCACGTACGAGCTCGGCGAGCCCGACACCCGTGACGGCGTGCCGTACCACCACCTGGTGTTGCACAGCGACATCGACGACAACGGTGACGGCACCGTCAGCCTGCACGAAGGCGGCGACCCCCTCGGCGAGGTGATGACCGTCAGCGGGGTCACGGCGTCCCGGGGCGATCTCACCATCGGCGCGGGCGGCCGCGGCACCGTCTACGGCACGGCCGTGACCAGCGGCGGTGACACCGGTGAAGCTCGGCTCGGGCGACTGCCCTGCACGACTCCCCCGCTGGAGGAGGCCGACCGCGTCGCGATCACCAGTGGCGAGTGCGCGCCCTCGCTGCTGTCGAAGGCGTCGTCACTGCGCCCCACCGAGCGGCAGGTGAGCTGGCAGGAGGCCGAGCGCACCGCGTTCCTGCACTTCGGAATGAACACCTTCACCGGCAACGAGTGGGGGCACGGCGACGAGGATGCCGAGCTGTTCCAGCCCGCCGAGCTGGACACCGACCAGTGGGCACGCGTACTGGCGGACAACGGCTTCCGGTACGCGATCCTCACCGTCAAGCACCACGACGGGTTCGTGCTCTACCCGTCGCGTTACACGGACCACGACGTCGCGGCGAGCTCGTGGCGTGACGGCGGGGGTGACGTACTCCGCGAGTTCGTGGACTCGGCGCACCGGTACGGGCTCAAGGTCGGCGTCTACCTCTCCCCGTCCGACTGGAACCAGTACCACAAGGGCGTGTTCGCCAACGGCTCGGCCAAGACGCCACGCACGATCCCGACGCTCGTGCCGGGCGACGACCGGGCGGGCGAGGACCTGCCCACCTTCACCTATGACGCCACCGACTACGGCGGCTACTTCCTGAACCAGCTCTACGAGGTGCTCACCGAGTACGGTCCCGTCGACGAGGTGTGGTTCGACGGCGCCGACGGCGGCATCCCGGGCGCCGACCGGGAGAAGTACGACTTCGCCGCCTACTACGACCTCATCCGGAAACTGGCGCCGGAGGCGACCATCGCCGTCACCGGGCCGGACGTGCGCTGGGTCGGCAACGAGAACGGGCTCGCCCGCGAGAACGAGTGGAGCACGGTAGCCGTCGGCACCACGGAGAAGGGCAACCAGTACGTCGTCCCGTCCGGGCAGGCACCGGAGATCGGCACCGACCGGGCACTCGTGGCCGCCGGTGAGGAGGGCGCGAGCGAACTGGTGTGGTGGCCCGCCGAGGTGGACGTCTCCATCCGGCCCGGCTGGTTCCACCACGACGACCAGCAGCCGAAGTCGGTCGAGCACCTCCGCGACATCTACTACAGCTCCGTGGGGCGCAACTCGGTGCTGCTGCTGAACATCCCGCCGGACCGCTCGGGCCGGCTGCCCGCGGCGGACGTCACCCGGCTGGCGGAGTGGAACGCCCGGCTCCGGCAGGACATGCCGGCGGACCTCGCGCTCGGCGCGGACGTCCGTGTGCAGGGCGCCCCGGCCCCCGAGGTCACCGACGGCGACGGCAGGACCTCGCACGTCGTCGACGCGGGCACCCCGGTCGAGGTGGTGTTCGACGGGCCCACCACCGTGGACCGGCTCTCGTTCGGGGAGGACATCGCCGACGGCGGCCAGCAGGTCCGCGAAGTCGCCGTCGACGTGCGGGCCGGTGACGGGTCCTGGCGGCAGGTCGCCACCACCGGAACCGTCGGCTACAAACGTGTCCTCGCTCTGCCGGAACCGGTGACGACCGAGGCGTTGCGCGTGCGTGTCACGTCGGCACGCGGTCCCGTGCACCTGGCCACCGTGTCGGCGTACGCCTCGACCACGGAGCCGGTTCCGCCGCCGAGTACGTACCACGTCGACTGCGGTGCCGAGCGCGCCGGGCCCGGTACGGCGAAGGCCCCGCTGAACAGCCTCGGACAGCTTCGGGAGCTGAACCCGCCCGCAGGCTCCACGGTGTTGCTCAAGCGCGGCAGCGCCTGCCAGGGCCCGCTGGAGCTGTGGGGCTACGGCACCGACGAGCGTCCCGCGAGGCTCGGGGTGTACGGCAGGGGCGCGCCGCCCGCACTGCCCGGCAGTGCCACGGTGCTACCGGAGCTGCGGGAGCGCGGCTGGGTCATCGACCCAGTGTTGAACGCCTCGGCGCACGTACCGGTCTCCGGTCGCTGA
- a CDS encoding alkaline phosphatase D family protein, with protein MAAGVGVAAAPAALADATPFAHGVASGDPLPDGVLLWTRVTPTPQARPGTGVGPDVAVRWEVSLDETFTAVVAEGAAHTGAPRDHTVKVDVTGLEPATWYWYRFRYGASASPVGRTRTAPAIGAVVDRLRFGVVSCSNWQAGHFAAYRHLAERDDLDLVVHLGDYLYEYGVPSDGSAVRPHDPAVEMTTLAHYRRRHAQYKTDPYLAALHARVPFVATWDDHESANDAWSGGAENHTEPDEGTWEQRRAASQQAYAEWMPVRYEPGGHLYRRLTFGNLAELSMLDLRTYRSEQVSHPFDRGIHDPERTIAGETQLRWLTDGLVTATAQWKLVGNSVMISPVRFPSTLSTREFHALAELLGPIEGVPYNVDQWDGYTSDRATVFRALRDHGVRDTVFLTGDIHSGWACELPADPLTYPLNRNSVGTELVCTSVTSDNLDDLLGVPPRTASLAVESAIRLANPHVRYLDFDSHGYSVLEVSPSAVQMDWYTLHDRTDPASEARHSVSYRVAAGTQRVTRTREALR; from the coding sequence GTGGCTGCGGGCGTCGGAGTGGCCGCCGCACCGGCGGCGCTGGCCGATGCCACTCCGTTCGCCCACGGCGTGGCATCGGGCGACCCACTGCCCGACGGCGTGCTGCTGTGGACCCGCGTGACCCCGACACCGCAGGCGCGGCCCGGTACGGGCGTCGGGCCCGACGTGGCCGTTCGGTGGGAGGTCTCCCTCGACGAGACGTTCACCGCCGTGGTCGCCGAGGGCGCCGCCCACACGGGGGCCCCTCGTGACCACACCGTGAAGGTCGACGTCACGGGTCTGGAACCGGCGACGTGGTACTGGTACCGCTTCCGGTACGGCGCGAGCGCCTCGCCCGTGGGCCGCACCCGTACCGCGCCCGCCATCGGTGCCGTCGTCGATCGGCTCCGCTTCGGCGTCGTGTCGTGCTCCAACTGGCAGGCCGGGCACTTCGCGGCCTACCGTCACCTCGCCGAACGCGACGACCTCGACCTCGTCGTCCACCTCGGCGACTACCTCTACGAGTACGGGGTGCCCTCCGACGGCAGTGCCGTCCGCCCGCACGACCCCGCCGTCGAGATGACGACGCTGGCGCACTACCGGCGCAGGCACGCCCAGTACAAGACCGACCCGTACCTGGCCGCCCTGCACGCGCGCGTGCCGTTCGTGGCGACCTGGGACGACCACGAGTCCGCCAACGACGCCTGGTCCGGCGGTGCGGAGAACCACACCGAGCCCGACGAGGGGACGTGGGAGCAGCGGCGCGCGGCCTCGCAGCAGGCGTACGCCGAGTGGATGCCCGTGCGGTACGAACCGGGCGGCCACCTCTATCGCAGGCTCACCTTCGGCAACCTCGCGGAACTGTCCATGCTGGACCTCCGTACCTACCGCAGCGAACAGGTGTCCCACCCGTTCGACCGCGGCATCCACGACCCCGAACGCACCATCGCCGGTGAGACACAGCTTCGGTGGCTCACCGACGGACTCGTCACCGCCACCGCGCAGTGGAAGCTCGTCGGCAACTCCGTCATGATCTCGCCGGTGCGGTTCCCCTCGACACTGTCCACCCGCGAGTTCCACGCCCTCGCCGAACTTCTCGGTCCCATCGAGGGTGTGCCGTACAACGTGGACCAGTGGGACGGATACACCTCAGACCGCGCGACGGTGTTCCGGGCACTGCGCGACCACGGTGTGCGCGACACGGTGTTCCTCACCGGGGACATCCACTCGGGCTGGGCGTGTGAGCTGCCCGCCGACCCGCTGACGTATCCGCTGAACCGCAACTCGGTGGGCACGGAACTGGTCTGCACCTCCGTCACGAGTGACAACCTCGACGACCTCCTCGGCGTGCCACCGAGAACGGCGTCGCTGGCCGTGGAATCGGCCATCCGGCTCGCCAACCCCCACGTCAGGTACCTGGACTTCGACTCGCACGGCTACTCGGTGCTGGAGGTGTCCCCGAGTGCCGTCCAGATGGACTGGTACACGCTGCACGACCGCACCGACCCGGCCAGCGAGGCCCGGCACTCCGTGTCCTACCGCGTGGCCGCAGGAACCCAGCGCGTGACCCGTACCCGGGAGGCCCTTCGATGA
- a CDS encoding alkaline phosphatase family protein — MSDTTGVTRRHFLRVATGTSAAVVLSSAAALPALGAERAPRPRVYVLVVDGLRPDEITPATTPTLYRLREGGTAFPVARSLPVMETLPNHVMMITGMRPDRTGVPANSIHDPELGEVRTLDRADDLRAPTVLERLAEHGLTTASVLSKEYLYGIVGERATVRWEPFPVIPISDHAPDLATLTALTATVAETDPDFAFVNLGDVDRVGHVDLTGTTLRAARTAALMSTDNLVEGFTAFLRRTGRWESSVLVVLADHSMDWSMPHRVVSLSPGMEDDPMLAGRVAIAQNGGANLLTFTGPDAERADAVTRMRRVAQGTDGVLSVHTPEELRLGPRAGDLVVYCRAGWRFTDPDLWSNPIPGNHGHPATEPIPFFVTGGHPAVRAGHVSSVAATTADVAPTVGALFGLSEPDGGYDGTARLEAFTALPARVGANRPTVSTV, encoded by the coding sequence ATGAGCGACACCACCGGCGTGACCCGCCGTCACTTCCTGCGGGTGGCGACCGGCACCTCGGCCGCGGTGGTGCTGTCGAGCGCGGCAGCTCTGCCGGCTTTGGGAGCCGAGCGCGCCCCGCGTCCCCGCGTGTACGTGCTGGTGGTCGACGGGTTGAGGCCCGACGAGATCACCCCCGCGACCACACCGACCCTGTACCGGTTGCGGGAGGGGGGCACGGCGTTCCCCGTGGCCCGGTCGCTGCCGGTGATGGAGACGCTGCCCAACCACGTCATGATGATCACGGGGATGCGACCCGACCGCACCGGTGTCCCGGCCAACTCGATCCACGACCCGGAACTCGGCGAGGTGCGCACCCTCGACCGTGCCGACGACCTGCGGGCCCCGACAGTGCTGGAGCGCCTGGCCGAACACGGGCTCACCACGGCCAGCGTGCTGAGCAAGGAGTACCTGTACGGCATCGTGGGGGAGCGGGCGACGGTGCGCTGGGAGCCGTTCCCCGTCATCCCGATCAGCGACCACGCACCCGACCTGGCGACCCTCACCGCGCTCACGGCCACGGTGGCGGAGACCGACCCGGATTTCGCCTTCGTCAACCTCGGTGACGTGGACCGCGTGGGACACGTCGACCTCACCGGGACCACGCTGCGTGCCGCCCGCACGGCCGCGCTGATGTCCACCGACAACCTCGTGGAGGGTTTCACGGCGTTCCTGCGACGTACCGGCCGCTGGGAGTCCAGCGTGCTCGTCGTCCTCGCCGACCACTCGATGGACTGGTCGATGCCGCACCGGGTGGTGTCGTTGAGCCCCGGCATGGAGGACGACCCGATGCTGGCGGGTCGCGTGGCGATCGCCCAGAACGGCGGGGCGAACCTGCTGACGTTCACCGGACCGGACGCGGAACGCGCCGACGCGGTGACGCGGATGCGGCGCGTGGCGCAGGGCACCGACGGCGTGTTGTCGGTGCACACGCCCGAGGAGTTGCGGCTCGGCCCGCGCGCGGGCGACCTCGTGGTCTACTGCCGGGCGGGGTGGCGGTTCACCGACCCGGACCTGTGGTCGAACCCGATCCCGGGCAACCACGGGCATCCGGCCACCGAGCCGATCCCGTTCTTCGTCACGGGCGGGCATCCGGCCGTACGGGCAGGCCACGTGTCCTCGGTGGCGGCGACCACGGCCGACGTCGCCCCCACCGTCGGTGCCCTGTTCGGCCTGTCCGAGCCGGACGGCGGCTACGACGGCACCGCCCGCCTGGAAGCGTTCACGGCTCTCCCCGCGCGGGTGGGAGCGAACCGTCCCACCGTGTCCACGGTCTGA
- a CDS encoding helix-turn-helix domain-containing GNAT family N-acetyltransferase — protein sequence MPIAVRRAQLLSTDQATTYADWFTGLGAPVQVRLLHAVATSPHGLTVGALTEILGTSRSTTSRHVRKLADLGLVRIGKRGTTSVVTVDEACCSRLPHAADAVLGLLGSQSPRSGNPPPDITVRALRPEDWTAVRRIYREGIATGLATFETSVPSRATLDATWLPDQRWVAEIDGTVVGWTAASPASPRDCYSGAAETSVYVDEAHRGRGVGKALLHKQVTAADAAGLWTLQSSVFTDNRASIALHHAAGYRTVGIRERIGRLGGAWHDTVLLERRSRVH from the coding sequence ATGCCGATCGCCGTGCGCCGAGCCCAGCTCCTCTCCACCGACCAGGCCACCACCTACGCCGACTGGTTCACCGGTCTGGGCGCACCGGTGCAGGTGCGGCTCCTGCACGCCGTGGCCACCAGCCCGCACGGCCTCACCGTGGGAGCGCTCACCGAGATCCTGGGAACCAGCCGGTCCACCACTTCGCGCCACGTCCGTAAGCTCGCAGACCTCGGCCTCGTTCGTATCGGCAAGCGCGGCACCACCAGCGTCGTCACCGTCGACGAAGCCTGCTGCTCGAGACTGCCGCACGCCGCCGACGCCGTCCTGGGTCTGCTCGGATCCCAGTCTCCCCGCTCCGGCAACCCGCCCCCTGACATCACCGTCCGCGCACTGCGGCCCGAGGACTGGACGGCCGTCCGGCGCATCTACCGCGAGGGCATCGCCACCGGCCTCGCCACCTTCGAGACCAGCGTGCCGAGTCGCGCGACCCTCGACGCGACCTGGCTTCCCGACCAACGCTGGGTCGCCGAGATCGACGGCACCGTCGTCGGCTGGACCGCCGCCAGCCCCGCTTCGCCCCGGGACTGTTACTCCGGCGCCGCCGAAACCTCCGTCTACGTCGACGAGGCCCATCGTGGCCGCGGCGTCGGTAAAGCACTGCTGCACAAACAGGTCACCGCCGCCGACGCCGCCGGCCTGTGGACACTGCAGAGCTCCGTCTTCACCGACAACCGCGCCAGCATCGCGCTGCACCACGCGGCCGGCTACCGCACCGTCGGCATCCGCGAACGCATCGGCCGGCTCGGTGGCGCCTGGCATGACACCGTCCTCCTCGAACGCCGATCACGCGTCCACTAG
- a CDS encoding class I SAM-dependent methyltransferase, with the protein MSSVPEGSAGPADGPLANDYDTFAEAYTVENEDSLINAYYARPAIMDLAGEVAGRRILDVGCGSGPLFAALRERGAIVAGFDSSAKMVELARRRLGADADLRVADLGRPLPFPGGAFDDVVASLVLHYLRDWTAPLAELRRVLRPGGRLIASVNHPFVFKLVHPDADYFATCQWSEEYTFNGQNAVLTYWHRPLHAMTDAFSAAGFRTAVVSEPLPAPGAHERFPDELAAKPAFLCFLFFVLEAV; encoded by the coding sequence ATGTCTTCCGTCCCCGAAGGTTCGGCCGGGCCCGCCGACGGGCCCCTGGCCAACGACTACGACACCTTCGCCGAGGCGTACACGGTGGAGAACGAGGACAGCCTCATCAACGCCTACTACGCGCGACCCGCGATCATGGACCTGGCCGGGGAGGTGGCCGGTCGGCGGATTCTCGACGTCGGCTGCGGTTCCGGTCCCCTGTTCGCCGCGCTGCGTGAGCGGGGCGCCATCGTGGCCGGCTTCGACTCCAGCGCGAAGATGGTGGAGTTGGCCCGGCGAAGGCTCGGTGCCGACGCGGACCTGCGGGTCGCCGATCTGGGCAGGCCGCTGCCGTTTCCCGGCGGCGCGTTCGACGACGTCGTCGCGTCCCTGGTGCTGCACTACCTGCGGGACTGGACCGCACCGCTGGCCGAGTTGCGGCGTGTGCTGCGACCCGGCGGCCGACTGATCGCCTCCGTCAACCACCCCTTCGTCTTCAAGCTGGTCCATCCCGACGCCGACTACTTCGCGACCTGCCAGTGGTCCGAGGAGTACACCTTCAACGGCCAGAACGCCGTGCTCACCTACTGGCACCGGCCGCTGCACGCGATGACCGACGCCTTCAGCGCCGCCGGGTTCCGCACCGCCGTCGTCAGCGAACCACTCCCAGCGCCGGGCGCCCACGAGCGGTTTCCCGACGAACTCGCGGCCAAGCCGGCCTTCCTGTGCTTCCTGTTCTTCGTCCTGGAGGCCGTCTGA
- a CDS encoding NADPH-dependent FMN reductase codes for MSIRVLALVGSLRAGSHNRQLAEAAVRHAPDGVSVEIYDALAEVPFYNEDLDTESGAPEPANRLRTAVSGVDAVLLFSPEYNGTMPAVLKNAIDWLSRPYGAGALQGKPTAVVGTALGQYGGVWAQEEIRKALGIAGAKVVDEEPLAIPGSLNRFAETHPENDTEVIESLHKVLGRLTADVAAA; via the coding sequence ATGTCCATCCGCGTTCTCGCGCTCGTCGGCAGCCTCCGGGCGGGCTCACACAACCGGCAGTTGGCCGAAGCAGCGGTCAGGCACGCGCCCGACGGTGTGTCCGTCGAGATCTACGACGCGCTCGCCGAGGTGCCGTTCTACAACGAGGACCTCGACACCGAGTCAGGCGCGCCCGAGCCCGCGAACCGGTTGCGTACCGCCGTCTCCGGTGTCGACGCGGTACTGCTGTTCTCGCCCGAGTACAACGGCACGATGCCCGCCGTGTTGAAGAACGCGATCGACTGGCTCTCCCGCCCGTACGGCGCGGGCGCTCTCCAGGGCAAGCCGACCGCCGTGGTCGGCACCGCACTCGGGCAGTACGGCGGCGTGTGGGCGCAGGAGGAGATCCGCAAGGCCTTGGGCATCGCGGGAGCCAAGGTCGTCGACGAGGAGCCCCTCGCCATCCCCGGTTCGCTGAACCGCTTCGCCGAGACACACCCCGAGAACGACACCGAGGTGATCGAGAGCCTGCACAAGGTGCTCGGCAGGCTCACCGCCGACGTCGCGGCAGCCTGA
- a CDS encoding TetR/AcrR family transcriptional regulator, which translates to MSRPSPSPNAAPERAPDVLPLVPIHDHGRQRADAVRNRARVLDAAMRVAARHGAGNLTMDAVAAEASVGKGTVFRHFGDRTGLLTALLDRAERALQEGFLSGPPPLGPGAEPRLRLTAFGSAVLRHEQEHLDLYIAAVTDPHRRFTVPAHHVRHTHVAMLVRQLDPCVDAELLAHTLLGFLDTALTNHLLRLRGMDLPRLEAGWADLVTRLCP; encoded by the coding sequence GTGTCCCGACCGTCCCCGTCGCCGAACGCCGCGCCCGAGCGTGCCCCGGACGTCCTGCCACTCGTGCCGATCCACGACCACGGACGGCAGCGCGCCGACGCCGTCCGTAACCGGGCCCGGGTCCTCGACGCCGCCATGCGCGTCGCCGCGCGCCACGGTGCGGGCAACCTCACGATGGACGCCGTCGCGGCGGAGGCGTCGGTCGGCAAGGGCACGGTGTTCCGCCACTTCGGCGACCGCACCGGCCTGCTGACCGCGTTACTCGACCGGGCCGAACGCGCGTTGCAGGAGGGTTTCCTGAGCGGTCCGCCTCCGCTGGGGCCGGGCGCCGAACCCCGCCTGCGGTTGACGGCGTTCGGCTCGGCGGTGTTGCGCCACGAGCAGGAGCACCTGGATCTCTACATCGCCGCGGTGACGGATCCCCACCGGCGGTTCACCGTCCCGGCCCACCACGTCCGACACACGCACGTGGCCATGCTCGTCCGGCAACTCGACCCGTGCGTCGACGCCGAGCTGTTGGCCCACACCCTGCTCGGTTTCCTCGACACCGCGTTGACGAACCACTTGCTCCGCCTGCGCGGGATGGACCTGCCCCGGTTGGAGGCCGGGTGGGCGGACCTCGTCACCCGGCTGTGTCCCTGA